CATTatcctttttgttttctattgtaGTTTGAATTTAATGATCTAAGGGtatgtttatttattacaaaacttagatacagtTTCATAAGTATTGTTGATGTTGTTCTCTAATCATAATTAGAATTTCATAACAACAATCTACGTATATAATCTTTTAATACATCTTTTAATACATAGTATACCGAAGTGAAACTTTCTGATGAGAGAATAACACCAACAGAACCTAACGAATTATAGCTAagttttgtctttattttttctattttattagaTTTGGGGCATTCAtttcaagaatatatatatatatattttttttggtattaatTTTTAGGCTGCTGGAATTCATGACTTGCCTGGACTTCCTGCTGGAGTGAAGTTTGATCCTACTGATCAGGAGATTCTTGAACATTTGGAAGCGAAGGTGCGCTCTGATATTCATAAGCTTCATCCTTTAATTGATGAGTTCATCCCTACTCTTGAAGGCGAGAATGGAATCTGCTGTACCCATCCAGAGAAGTTGCCAGGTCAATTAAATATAAGCCATTTGTGATTATTGATTTCCATTATCTTTTAGTCTTTCAACATTTCTAATAAGGAATCTCATCTCATGTCCtacaaattacattttaattttcatttttgtatattttgccaaacataatatacatatatatagttcCTTGAAATATATGGTCAGACGTTTGTTTCCTTTAAACTTCAGCAACTTCAAACGAAAAAAGCCTGAGCTTTGCTGAAGTCATACTTTTGGACAGAAGATGTGACCATTGCATCATTATGTGATCCATTTTTATAACATCTTTTATTTGAAGAGGGTTAATAGGTATCCTTTTcgtattggttaaaaaattaaaaaaaaaatcattgctatgtttaaaattatatttttttatgatttttttaacgtTTTTCTATGATtactataataaatatatattttttcttttaagttctTTAAACCAATATAATAAGAATACTGATGAATAagattcttattttaattaggaaaaaatAAGTACTCCGTGCCTAActattttttcatgttttttaataaataaaagataatggaAAATAGTGGATAGTTTTAGGTTTGATAAGataattataaagataaaataataaattatgaatataattataagaataaaataaatataaaaatatacccAACAAAACGtctctatttcttttatatataattatatatttattgggTGAAAATGCATGCAACCAAAAGTTGTGCTTATAACTGTTTCTCTTCCTTGATCTGACACAACAAAGCTCTTCACATAGTAAGAAGATATTAGTTTGAAAGTAAATACGTCATGCACTCGCTAAGGtgggtataaaataattttatagtgtcatttaattataaattatattataaagtaagtttattaatttttataataactattaaaCATTTATGTCTCCAGTaatatttgattgattgatagTATATATCTCATGATAGTTTTAATATGTAAACTAACATCTAAATGCTTTAATGAATTTTACTGCAGGAGTTAGCAAAGATGGGTTGATCCGACATTTCTTTCACAGGCCTTCCAAAGCATACACGACCGGAACAAGGAAAAGGAGAAAGGTGCACACAGATGCAGATGGCAGTGAGACACGGTGGCACAAAACAGGTAAAACTAGGCCAGTCTTCATAAGTGGCAAGTTGAAAGGGTACAAGAAAATTCTTGTGCTTTACACTAACTACAGAAAACAAAGGAAGCCCGAGAAAACAAACTGGGTCATGCACCAGTACCACCTTGGCAACAATGAAGAGGAGAAGGAAGGGGAGTTGGTGGTCTCCAAAGTTTTCTATCAAACACAGCCTAGACAATGTGGCTCACTCATGAAAGACTCATATCCTGCAAAACTAAAGGGTGAAGGCGTGCATGAGGTAACTAATCATAAGAACACTGGCTATGTTGAGTACTACaataattcttttgtatcctttGATCAAGGGGACCAGCATAGGTCCAGCACTGCACAATTAGTCTCCCATTTCCCAGTCCATGGTGGTGCTACTTTCATTCCTTGAAAGTAGCGGTGGAGGGTATGAGGAAAGGTGATATATGTCATGCATGGAATTGGAACATTGCAATTGTATTCTGCAATGAAGAAATAAGTTAATAACCAACTAGAAATAGTTAGGAGGGAAAAAGGTGGCACAGAATAAGGAGAAACTGCTTCATCTGAAAGCTAGTGGTCAGATACTTCAACTgaggaaaaaaaaggagggGGTGAGGGGGGCAacgtaaagaaaaaaacaaaatgatttggCTTGtaactttgttttctttcttttattcttttgaaatttttgaatgGTAGCTGTTATCATGCTTTGTACAGTGACACGAAAACATATCTCAATTGTCCTTACTTGGGTAAATACTAACCATCAATCTGTGCCAACATGACTTTCATCTAAAGCACTCTTGAACTTAAGATTCTGTCtgcgttttttttttactgagtttttaattttgactatGCATATGATTAGAGAAATTATATTCTAATTGCAAATTTATactgtttttttcttaaaacagtGATAAGAAGAGAAGAAATAGAGATACGCAATAAGTTATATAATGgaaagaaataaagagaaagtaaattataaaaagtgttttaaaaaaagggatatataaataacaattttgattaaattatttatttgatcaatataatttcatgattcgtactttttaattcatatagtttgaatatgatttttttaattcatataatttatattttaattctcttttaatctctatcgtttaaaaatgatttttttaatttttaattttaattctcttttaatctctatagtttaaaaatgatattttagatataaaaataattaactacaaattaattataaattattaattatttttttattataaattatcttacaataaattaattatgaattactttttaatatttttatagttaattataATGGATAATGTTACTTATATCTTGATaagaatgattaaaaaaattaaaatataaagaataaaaattaaaaaaatcatttttaaattataaggattaaaaaaaattaaaatataaattataaaaattaaaaaaaaaatcactttcaaattataaagacaaaaaaaaaattaaaatataaaatataaaaaaattaaaaaatacaaatgataaaactataagaaacaaataagtaattaaacctAACAATTTATGCCATTATCGTGAATTTCCAAGTACGAAAAATTTCATTCTAGGTTGTTATGCATCGCTGCAAATTAAACCATCCTTTTTATGGGAATACCAGTGACAATAAAATGCCGATGACAGAATTGCTGTGTGCTTTAAATATGACGTGCTATTGTTAGACCATCCATTGGCGTTCTAACAAAAACTGCTATCAGATGTCAAAATAACAGCATCAATATGAAAAATGCAAATAAATCAAGGTAACCATTCCCTAATTTCACTGTATTTCAGTGATATTAGATGTGAAAAgaactctacaatattattttactcAATCGGGAACACATACGAAGGTCAAAATCTTCAAGAACCAATTGAGGGAGTGTTGGAAAAGAGACAAAAATGATTTCATTCTCAATTAGCAATGAgatgaaaaattagaaaatatccaGAATCAGATACcacttaattttgtattttcatatgaCTCCAATATTATCTTGCAGGACTATTGCTTGTTTCATCTAATTTACCACTATCCAATTCGCAGGCCTATATTCTCTACCTCAATGCTTACTTATCAGAATGAAACCAAGAGCAAAAATAAACCTATCAAAACAATCAAAAGTCAAACCTGTATAAAACATAAGCGTGCTTGAGCAAACCCAGCAATAAAATGATTCATTAAAACACAAACTCAAGCTGGAACCAACACCAAAGAGTGAATATACATACAATTTGTTCCCTTGAAAAATATTAGTGGCATTGCTTTGATTGCAAAAGTTTCCCGTCTTATATAAAATGATCCAAGGAGTTGTGAACTTGCAAATAAGTTTACAGTCTATAGGAACACAAATAACATCTTTCACCCTGAAACAAAATTAACCTTTTTCCATGATTCCGATATCCAAAATTCAGTCAACAGAGATCACGGATTTAACTTGCGGTTGGTGACTGACCCCAATTTTATTCTTGTGCACCAAACCAAACAGACAACGACACGGACGTTTAAACAACCAGCACAACATTCTTCAAATGCTGCTAGCTattctaatttctattttttttttttgtgcattaatttattctaaaaccatctcaataaagtaaaaatattatttttttgagtcACTGAACTGTAATGTAACATAAATTTCTAAATTACCTAAAATCAGTCActgtttcttgtttttcttcccCAAAAGATAAACATCGGTTTCCTCGTAAGCATAATCGGGATGCAGATGCTCGTGCGGGACTTTCTCAACGTGGAAGACTCGTTCACAGAGTTCCCAGAAAAGCTCGTGCGCCTCGGGTGACCTAAGCCGGTACCCGAGCAAAACGACGCCGTTGTCGTAGACGAGTGTTTCCATAGCAGAAACAAGCGAAGGAACGGATTCGCGGATGTAAACGAAGTCCGTCGCGACGGCGAAATCGAAGGGAGGGTTTAGGGCTGCGATCTGCTGCGGGTTGTTCCAGTAGAGCACGGAGTGTTTCAGGGTCTTGCGGAGGATGGGCTTGCTGACTTTCAGGTTGCGTTTCAGGGCCGGCATGACGGGAAAGATGACGGTGAGGAGCAGGTCCGTCAGGCCCAGTAGGTAGAGGCCCATACCCGCAACGCCGCAGCCCGTGCCGAGTTCCACGGCCCGTTTGCCTTCGAAGTCGAGCACGCGGGCTTaagggttgttgttgttgatgtcaGAGGGTGGGGCCCAGCGCTCCGCGAATTTGACGAGGACGAGGGAGCAGGGCCACACGGAGGTTCCCACGTGCATGGACCCGTTGTCTTGCTGAAGGGACAAAACGGCGTCGTTCACCGGAAGTTCGATCCCCGGCGAGTCTGTGAGCTTCATGCTTTctctattctctctctctctctctctctctcgctgTGTGAAGTTTCGATTCGAAGTTTCTAACACGCAACGCTGGAGACGGAAGATGTTCGATTGTTCTTTGTTTTGGGTTGTGGGCCAAGAGGTCGATTTGGGTTCTAGAATGTTCACCTTTAGGCTATTGTTTCCTGCACCTCCCAAGTTGCTCCAACACCTCCTTTAATGCTTCAGGAATGGTAAATCCGGAATCTAAAATTACATTACGGAATGCACCCCTTTTCTTGCGTTCAGAATGACAAATCCGGAAGACAAAAGCATTCCGGAAAGGGTGCAGGAAGTAATAGCCTCACGTTTATGGGCCTTAGTCTAATGTGCCCATTTCTAAAATGAAAGATGGACACTAAGTCCAGACTTTATCAATCCAATTCTTCAAcctgttttgttttcaaaatttgatcaATTTCTCGCCCTTTTCAGCCGGGATAATGGATGTCTCCTATTGTATCAGGAACAAATTCCAATGAGTGAATGAGAGAAATCAATTCTATGAATTATTCAATTTCTCTCCCTCTATTTTCATATGTAAAGctacattttttttaccttactattattcaattttggtactttttaactaaattttagCAAATTTATTGCTTTAGTTTTAAGTTAACAGTAGATAGATTATGTTGTTTTCTGATAAACACAATGGATATGCTTTATAAACttttcatttattctttttcttataaattgcaataaataattaaatatacatcAAATTGCAACATGGCCTtatatgctttttattttatagtattttatttttaccgaTTTTCTATTCTCCATTTTCATCCATCATATTAGTTACTCTTCCATATATTAAACACAATATACGTGTTAAGTAGGGATTTCTATCCTCGAACTTTTTCCATAATTTTGTTGAATCAAATTTTACTCCTATATACGTGTCTCATTGGTACTTGCATACTGACTCACAAACCTTGattgtttatttttggtttactcaaaaatcttaattttctaTAGTGATGTCAAGTAAAAATATTGTAAGAGTCTCACATGCACGAGTTATTTATCACTTATAAATCTAAATTCATATGaacaaatacaaataatttaaattggatATTTTTGTGTTGGGACAAAATTTGATCCAACTTATTTAAATCTGTTAAATTTTGAGTTAGATTATGAGTTTTAATATATGAATTTGTTAACTTGTTAATCTTACTCTttgattctttaatttattttaaactattttagaTTTAGTTGAAATTTAAGTTGATACTATTTATTTGACTATTTGAAAATAGTAGAATTGTCAAATTATaccttaataattttattttcttagtttttttgttttgtgagtgtggtatttgtttattatattttagtttttaaataatgtttaaaatgatatattagcTTATGTGATAATAATACGATTCTTcactagattttttttcttttcactatttAACTATAAGTAACAATTATATAAgtaatgtattttatatttcatttaacagaaaaaaaatagcttataaaagttagattttttaaaataatgataaaaattaaatgttttaactGTTGATATAACTCAAATTTTAATCGTTTACGAATAGATTGatttaagttaaattattaattttttttaatttaaatttaatagaaTTAAATCATGAATTTAAACCTAACCCAAATCGTTTCGAGTATAAAATGTGGAGTTGAAGGGACTAAATCTCAACTGTGTTGTCAGATCACTAGAAAGTAAAATACGCGCGATACGTGCCATGTGAAGATCTTACGAGTAGACTTCATGCATGGCAATTATCATTTAACATGTCTTCCCTACATTAAACTTTATCATCATCAAAGGCTGTCAAATCTTTAATCATCTCctatatttcacttaaaaagaaaTGCGGTGCTTATaaacttgaaaaaatatttgataattaacTTGTCCCACCACACCACGTACGTCATCATGTgaccaaaagtaaaaacaaaatcataacgTGGTGAGTGCTGCAGTCAAAACTCAATAAAATGGTTTTTCTTTACACTTttccctctctttttcttttgatccgTATTTTTTCTTTCCCATCCCGTTTGATCAAACAATGCAACCAAGCATAGGATTAACTGTTAAGTCTTGTGCAAAAATAGTGATACCATGTGCACGTGTACCCCTTGTTTTTCGTTGCTACCCAGGCAGACAAAAATGCTAATAAGCACGAAAATAATAGAGATGGAAAAGAAAGAATGGCATTGATTTGTTACTTTTTGAAATCAAGACTATTTACttgttgtttcttaaaaaaacaaaacacaatagATATGCATAGCTTCGTGCAATTGTGCAATAGAACATTTGCTACGAAAAGAGGCATTCAGTATATATATCCGTAGAAGACAAAATGGTGAAATTAAGAACGAACAAGTGAGTTCATAAACTACTACTAAAGTTATTTGTCCGCATCAAAACTGACGAGGCCCGTCTTTCTTGTATTCCGGTGCATATGcatgttttgttttatatttttattcatggaGCTATGGAGGATTTCCGGTCATATTGGAGGCTAAAGGATGATAATGGACTTTCATAAGTGAGATAATTTTCAATACActattaattgataatatatatatatatatatatatatatatatataaggatttGTCTCGTACAAAAGGAATAATTATGATGTCTATAATTAGATATTCGATCATAACCAAatagaaacataatttttaaaacataatcacTACATCACTATGACACTATCAATGTGCTAATTAATTTGAACAGAAGggattttgaattctttaagcatttacttttgaattagattttaaaatgtatgtgtacaaaaataaaatactattgaaaagaaattttactAAAGACTGATGAAAAgaaattttactaaaagactGGTGTTCCTCACTCTTCGGCTAGGAGAATATTTTGAGGGGGAAAATTACTACACCCACTGTAGGGCTGACCCATACGCCTTGTATTTTACCTATAAAAAAATCCTTTACCAAATAGCCTTTCATAACATGTCACGAACCACTTTATGTTTTGCAAGTTTAAAGTCGTagatttaaacttgaaaatatattaatattttgattcttgcataaaaaaaatcatagatcAAGAAATATAAACGGATTTAAATGTTATCAAAGATTGATTTAGTTGATAAGAAATATactcatattttaaaagaatataagtTTAATTTCCGCTGCTTATATAAGTAAGgacattattaataaataatttataaatatttctataaatatttttttaatcttgaggCTTGTCTTAATCTTGATAAATTATCATAACCTAATCTACCAAAactttaaagtataaaaaaaatgagttttaacttttaacatcATTCTCAAAAGGGTCTCATTTTGTctattctttaaataaataaaaaactcttttgacGATATACAAAAAGAGAAGATAGCTAGCTAGTGGTGCATGTATGCATATGCATATTGTTGATCGAATATTAATGAAAGGGTacatcatcttattattttataataatcaacAGGTTAAAAGCCTATTCGTACTATAGAATCATGCTTTTTTTGTCATTGGAAATTCTCTCTTTTGAGTTCAGTTTGACATGCaacaaccacaacaacaacGGAGATGAAACTGAGCAAATAATGGAGTCCAAAAGCGGCCCTATCCTTTGCCCCCACTACTCCACAAACCCCTCCCCCTCCCCtttatccaaaaaattaaagcaCCCCATTTTTTAAAAAGGGCTTAGCTTTCAGGATTCAAAAGAATATGCATGGTATCTCTTCTTTAATTTCACCCCTTCAATAGTTTTTATAACAACTTTTCAGCCTCCATCAAGCACTCAATTCCCACCTTTTTTCCTCCTTGCAAAGTTTCAAGataaatatattcttattttttcctactAATTCCAACCTCATCCACCATTGGCATTTATTATCATATGTTCCCTTTCGTTGatgacaaaaaagaaagaaataaaaagaaaaataacttcaCATTTGATTGCATGATATCAACTCAAATCCATCCGTTGATTGATGAAGGGTGGCAAATGGTTGGCAGCACCAACACCAAGAAAATCCCTAGTCTGTCCCCATGCACTCTCTTCATTCTGTACGTGGAGTCGTTTTGTAGGGGGCATTTGTGACAAATCACCCGaatgattatgattattattattattattattattctctgCCTCACTCCAATGACTTGTGAGTACTGAACTTGAACCGTACATGCCACAAAATTTGTTCCCATCTTGGCCTGGACTGTTGCATTTCAAACCTATGCTCGCAAGGAATAATGATGATGGGTCCGATGAAGTTGTCCCAATTTGTGCAGCTTTTTGCAACAAAGCTGTGGCTGACATGTTTGCTGAGGTTGTTTGGTGGGATTGGTGTTGTGAGCTATACAAGGAAGGGACACTTATGAGTTGAAGGTTTGGGTTATCCTTAACAATGTTATTGACTAGTGGAAGTGAAGCAGTGCTAGTTAGCTCTTGATGGCTTCCATTGGTGGAGAGTTTATTTCCAAGCACCCAATTTAGCTGGTAATTAGAGGGCGGTGGATTCGAGCATGAAGCAAGTGGATTGCCACTAGTACCATAAATTGCTGTTGGGCTTGTAACAGACCCAAGTTGATAAAATTCATGCAAATTATTGTTGTTAACCATTGTCTCATGATGAGCCTGAGATGTTTGAGTCATCCAAAGGGATAGACCCTTATTAGATGTTTGGTTACCTGGTGCTGGCTCCTGATCAGGGCATGAATTTGGcttgaaaaatgatgaaaaatgggTTGCCATGTCAGAACCTACGGGATTTTGCATGATGCTGTAGTTGCTAATGTTTGATGCTGCGTTCACCCTAGCTGTTTGTTCTGCTAAGGCATCGCAGAAGGCCCTGTGAGTGATGAAGCTATCCCTCCTGCTCCACCAAAATTGATAACAAACAGTAAATTAATTATCTACCGagtataatgatatatataaacattcttatatattgaaatttcaTTAACATCTATCATTTTTCtgtatcttttcctttttatcacattatattACCAAATATACTTAtggttctctctttctctctctaggtaTTATTTAGGATTTAGGTGtccataaattattttccttaacTAATTAAAAGCAAGCATGCAAGAAAGCTAATGCGtacctttaaaaaaaagttaagggcCTGATCATaaggtattataatttttattttatttttttgcctcGTGAGCCCTTAAGAATTTTTCTCTAGTAAGATGGCAGCATTTAACAAGTAATAAACACTAATAACCAACAGAGGAAGTTGTAAGATTGACGTGTAGTGAGTTAAAATCTCTTTcattaa
Above is a window of Glycine soja cultivar W05 chromosome 12, ASM419377v2, whole genome shotgun sequence DNA encoding:
- the LOC114378587 gene encoding NAC domain-containing protein 73-like yields the protein MTQCSYPENNHSIIVERHKDSLIRTCPTCGHHVKCQEQAAGIHDLPGLPAGVKFDPTDQEILEHLEAKVRSDIHKLHPLIDEFIPTLEGENGICCTHPEKLPGVSKDGLIRHFFHRPSKAYTTGTRKRRKVHTDADGSETRWHKTGKTRPVFISGKLKGYKKILVLYTNYRKQRKPEKTNWVMHQYHLGNNEEEKEGELVVSKVFYQTQPRQCGSLMKDSYPAKLKGEGVHEVTNHKNTGYVEYYNNSFVSFDQGDQHRSSTAQLVSHFPVHGGATFIP
- the LOC114378598 gene encoding zinc finger protein MAGPIE-like, with translation MLEKMDDGEISNVFPHQNPSIAASNNHDQPPILKRKRNLPGNPDPDAEVITLSPKTLMATNRFVCEICLKGFQRDQNLQLHRRGHNLPWKLKQRTSKEVRKRVYVCPEKTCVHHHPSRALGDLTGIKKHFCRKHGEKKWRCEKCSKRYAVQSDWKAHSKTCGTREYKCDCGTIFSRRDSFITHRAFCDALAEQTARVNAASNISNYSIMQNPVGSDMATHFSSFFKPNSCPDQEPAPGNQTSNKGLSLWMTQTSQAHHETMVNNNNLHEFYQLGSVTSPTAIYGTSGNPLASCSNPPPSNYQLNWVLGNKLSTNGSHQELTSTASLPLVNNIVKDNPNLQLISVPSLYSSQHQSHQTTSANMSATALLQKAAQIGTTSSDPSSLFLASIGLKCNSPGQDGNKFCGMYGSSSVLTSHWSEAENNNNNNNNHNHSGDLSQMPPTKRLHVQNEESAWGQTRDFLGVGAANHLPPFINQRMDLS